The following are from one region of the Sulfurimicrobium lacus genome:
- a CDS encoding type II secretion system protein GspD, whose translation MALAIGVISGCASYPQPFPISQNHIQAEPQAKASGIPEPVKASVFVPPPKASVRPQTYSVVVNEVPVKELLFALARDSKLNVDVHPAIQGLVTMNAVNEPLESILERLSRQVSLRYKIEGDTLSITPDSPYMHTYHVDYVNLSRDTTSSIGVSSQIAGVGATTATGTAGAGAGGNTSSTAVKSASDNNFWGIIGENIRHILSATRSVASSAEEKAVKAEAVRAEREDRLRQAEAVARAGSGAPALFTNVFGNDRPSQLGDVKEQVIVNPVVGSISVLGTERQQKLVKEYLDNVVNASHRQVLIEATIVEVALKDQFHAGIDWSKIGNATGFSVTTTSNASSNLAGNLAPFVAVGYKNAKDRLTATLNLLESFGKTRVLSSPKIMAINNQTALLKVVNNEVYFSIEVQQGTTSTTGIITQPVYTTTPHTVPVGVVMSVTPQISEGGMVSMTVRPTISRVTGFKTDPNPDLARINIGLPEANRIQNLVPVVQVREMESVLQVSSGQTIIMGGLMQDDTARNRDGIPFLSRPDYIGAVFGQHENQATQTELVIFLRPTVVNKASLDSDELRAFRRFLPDATAAAEKP comes from the coding sequence ATGGCGCTGGCTATTGGCGTGATTTCAGGCTGCGCCTCCTATCCACAGCCATTTCCCATTTCCCAGAACCACATCCAGGCCGAGCCCCAGGCCAAGGCGTCCGGGATCCCAGAACCGGTCAAGGCAAGCGTGTTCGTCCCGCCGCCCAAGGCTTCGGTCAGGCCGCAAACCTACAGCGTGGTGGTGAACGAAGTGCCGGTGAAGGAATTGCTCTTCGCCTTGGCGCGTGATTCAAAGCTCAACGTGGACGTCCATCCGGCGATTCAGGGCCTGGTTACCATGAATGCCGTGAACGAACCGCTCGAGTCCATCCTGGAGCGCCTGTCGCGACAGGTCAGCCTGCGTTACAAGATTGAAGGCGACACGCTATCCATTACCCCCGATTCGCCTTACATGCACACCTATCACGTCGATTACGTCAATTTATCGCGTGATACAACGTCCAGCATTGGCGTGTCCTCGCAAATTGCGGGCGTGGGGGCGACGACCGCGACCGGCACGGCCGGGGCGGGAGCGGGGGGCAACACATCGTCCACCGCCGTGAAGAGCGCGTCCGACAACAATTTCTGGGGAATCATCGGCGAAAATATCCGGCATATCCTGAGCGCCACCCGGTCCGTGGCCAGCAGCGCCGAAGAAAAAGCCGTCAAGGCCGAGGCAGTGCGCGCCGAGCGGGAGGACCGACTGCGTCAGGCGGAAGCAGTGGCGCGTGCCGGCAGCGGCGCGCCCGCGTTGTTCACCAATGTCTTCGGCAACGACAGGCCTTCGCAGCTCGGGGATGTCAAGGAGCAGGTGATCGTCAATCCGGTGGTCGGCTCGATATCCGTGCTGGGGACCGAGCGGCAGCAAAAGCTGGTCAAGGAGTACCTCGATAACGTGGTGAATGCATCGCATCGTCAGGTATTGATCGAAGCGACCATCGTCGAAGTGGCATTGAAGGACCAGTTCCATGCGGGCATCGACTGGAGCAAGATCGGTAACGCGACGGGCTTTTCCGTCACCACCACTTCGAATGCCAGCAGCAATCTGGCCGGCAACCTCGCGCCGTTCGTCGCCGTGGGATACAAGAATGCCAAGGACAGGCTGACCGCCACCCTGAATTTGCTGGAATCGTTCGGCAAGACGCGGGTTCTGTCCAGCCCGAAGATCATGGCCATCAACAATCAGACCGCGCTGCTCAAGGTGGTCAACAATGAAGTGTATTTTTCCATCGAAGTGCAGCAAGGCACGACTTCGACCACGGGCATCATAACCCAGCCGGTTTACACCACCACGCCCCACACCGTGCCGGTGGGTGTGGTGATGAGCGTAACCCCGCAGATCAGCGAAGGCGGCATGGTTTCGATGACGGTGCGCCCCACCATATCGCGTGTGACCGGCTTCAAGACCGACCCGAATCCGGATCTCGCCCGCATCAACATCGGCTTGCCGGAAGCGAACCGGATTCAGAATCTGGTGCCGGTAGTGCAGGTCCGCGAGATGGAATCGGTCCTGCAGGTCAGCAGCGGCCAGACCATCATCATGGGGGGATTGATGCAGGACGATACGGCGCGCAACAGGGACGGCATTCCCTTCTTGTCTCGACCCGACTACATCGGCGCCGTGTTCGGGCAGCACGAGAACCAGGCGACCCAAACCGAGCTGGTGATCTTTTTGCGCCCCACCGTGGTTAACAAGGCGTCTCTGGATAGCGACGAACTGCGCGCATTTCGCCGCTTCCTGCCCGACGCTACTGCCGCTGCCGAGAAGCCATGA
- a CDS encoding tetratricopeptide repeat protein, with protein sequence MSLLMKALKKAEESQQTSQSESEPTLRELADELSLEPTSEPAAVARNVPAEKPAGAGQQEAANLFSAKEPQVGKRNSLMAILSVTALLLLAGGGAYVYIAINKPGLLTSSPSFSVSPVAVQSVPQEANQPLVLQGAAPAAVAQPDLFDARPEAPAAPSGAKRSPSSADNATSPGAGAVKADAAPDGAIKVRHGGRSEIEPDLAQAYQLLQEGRLEEAKTHYQRMLQKEPRNVDALLGMAAVLTRSNNTSEAGKLYFRALEVEPKNTYAQAGLLNLLGGSDPAGSEARLKQLVADKPAGFLHFALGNLYASQGRWPEAQQAYFQAYHLESDNPDYAFNLAVSLEHISQPRPALTYYQQALKLQRSKGADFERATAEARVAQLQKTAE encoded by the coding sequence ATGAGTCTCCTGATGAAGGCCTTGAAGAAGGCCGAGGAAAGCCAGCAGACTTCGCAATCCGAAAGCGAACCGACGCTGCGTGAATTGGCCGATGAACTGTCCCTTGAACCGACTTCCGAGCCGGCCGCCGTTGCGCGGAATGTACCGGCGGAGAAACCTGCCGGCGCAGGGCAGCAGGAAGCAGCCAATCTGTTTTCCGCCAAAGAGCCGCAAGTTGGCAAGCGCAACAGTTTAATGGCTATTCTTTCCGTGACGGCGCTCTTGCTGTTGGCAGGAGGGGGCGCTTATGTCTATATCGCGATCAACAAGCCGGGCCTGCTGACTTCCTCACCCTCTTTTTCGGTGTCGCCTGTCGCCGTGCAGTCGGTGCCGCAGGAAGCGAATCAGCCGCTGGTGCTCCAGGGGGCAGCGCCCGCTGCAGTCGCTCAGCCAGACCTGTTCGACGCACGTCCGGAAGCACCCGCTGCGCCATCAGGTGCTAAGCGCTCGCCATCGTCCGCAGACAACGCCACTTCGCCAGGCGCCGGTGCGGTGAAGGCGGATGCAGCGCCGGATGGCGCAATCAAGGTGCGGCATGGCGGCCGGAGTGAAATCGAGCCCGATCTGGCGCAAGCCTACCAGCTCCTGCAGGAGGGGCGGCTGGAGGAGGCGAAAACGCATTATCAGCGCATGTTGCAGAAGGAGCCGCGCAATGTCGACGCCCTGCTGGGCATGGCGGCGGTGCTGACGCGTTCCAACAATACGAGCGAGGCGGGAAAACTTTATTTTCGCGCGCTCGAAGTCGAACCGAAGAATACCTACGCCCAGGCGGGCTTGCTGAATTTGCTTGGTGGCAGCGACCCGGCCGGCAGCGAGGCCAGGTTGAAACAGCTTGTGGCAGACAAACCGGCCGGGTTTCTGCATTTTGCGCTGGGCAACCTCTACGCCAGCCAAGGGCGCTGGCCTGAAGCCCAGCAAGCCTATTTCCAGGCTTATCACCTGGAATCAGACAACCCGGACTATGCCTTCAACCTGGCGGTGAGCCTGGAACACATCAGCCAGCCCCGGCCGGCCTTGACGTATTACCAGCAGGCCTTGAAGCTGCAGCGGAGCAAAGGTGCCGATTTCGAGCGCGCGACCGCGGAAGCGCGCGTCGCGCAATTGCAGAAGACGGCCGAATAG
- a CDS encoding GspE/PulE family protein, with protein sequence MAEQRKKLRLGELLVQQGLISQDQLRIALMEQTEHDMPLGRQLVRLGFVTEAMIRDILAHTIGQEGIDLSNVVADAEALNLVPEEFARRYRLLPIAFNPERKELLVAMSDVFNVVALDLLRAHLGGQTEIRTVLAGEAQLEEYIDQFYGFELSVDGILREIETGEIDYQSLQAGNEEYTQPMVRLVGSLLVDAVKRGASDIHFEPEYAFLRIRYRIDGVLEQIRSLHKTYWPGIAVRLKVISGMNIAETRAPQDGRLSLNLNGRPIDFRVAAQPTIYGENIVLRVLDREKSIISLDRMGLSPETQDKLKLMMARPEGILIVTGPTGSGKTTTLYSMLSHINTDSVNIMTLEDPVEYPVTMMRQTSVNDLVKMDFANGIRSMMRQDPDIILVGEVRDRETADMAFRAAMTGHQVFTTLHTNSALGAFPRLLDIGILPDIMAGNIIGVIAQRLVRLLCPHCKQPYQPGPEEKQLLGLLPDDDTQVYAADGCPQCSYKGYKGRMALIELLHMDSDLDELIAHRATARELRNVALEKGFQTLADDGIRRILEGKTSLLEVSRVVDLTGRLH encoded by the coding sequence ATGGCGGAACAGCGCAAAAAACTTCGCCTCGGCGAACTGCTGGTGCAGCAGGGGCTGATCAGCCAGGATCAGCTGCGCATCGCCCTGATGGAACAGACTGAGCACGACATGCCGCTGGGGCGCCAGCTGGTGCGCCTGGGCTTCGTCACCGAAGCCATGATTCGCGACATCCTGGCCCATACCATCGGCCAGGAGGGCATCGACCTTTCCAACGTGGTCGCCGACGCGGAAGCGCTGAACCTGGTGCCGGAAGAATTCGCGCGCCGCTACCGTTTGCTGCCGATTGCCTTCAACCCGGAGCGCAAGGAATTGCTGGTTGCGATGAGCGACGTGTTCAACGTCGTGGCGCTGGACCTGTTGCGCGCCCATCTCGGCGGTCAGACCGAGATCCGCACCGTGCTCGCGGGGGAAGCGCAACTGGAAGAGTACATCGACCAGTTTTACGGCTTCGAACTCTCGGTGGACGGCATCCTGCGCGAGATCGAGACCGGCGAGATCGACTACCAGAGCCTGCAGGCGGGCAACGAGGAATACACCCAGCCGATGGTGCGCCTGGTGGGCTCGCTGCTGGTGGACGCGGTCAAGCGCGGCGCCTCGGACATCCACTTCGAACCCGAATACGCCTTCCTGCGCATCCGCTACCGCATCGACGGGGTGCTGGAACAGATCCGCAGTTTGCACAAGACCTACTGGCCGGGCATTGCGGTGCGTCTCAAGGTGATCAGCGGTATGAATATCGCCGAAACGCGCGCGCCGCAGGACGGGCGGCTGTCGCTCAACCTGAACGGCCGGCCGATCGATTTCCGCGTTGCCGCCCAGCCCACCATCTACGGCGAGAACATCGTGCTGCGCGTGCTGGACCGGGAAAAATCCATCATTTCTCTCGACCGCATGGGACTGAGCCCGGAAACCCAGGACAAGCTGAAACTGATGATGGCGCGGCCCGAAGGCATCCTGATCGTCACCGGCCCGACCGGCAGCGGCAAGACCACGACGCTCTATTCCATGCTGAGCCATATCAATACGGACTCGGTCAATATCATGACCCTCGAAGACCCGGTGGAATACCCGGTGACCATGATGCGCCAGACTTCGGTCAACGACCTGGTGAAGATGGATTTCGCCAACGGCATCCGCTCCATGATGCGCCAGGATCCGGACATCATCCTGGTCGGCGAGGTGCGCGACCGGGAGACGGCGGACATGGCTTTCCGCGCCGCCATGACCGGTCACCAGGTGTTCACCACGCTGCACACCAACTCCGCGCTCGGCGCTTTTCCGCGTTTGCTGGACATCGGCATCCTGCCCGACATCATGGCCGGCAACATCATCGGTGTGATCGCGCAGCGTCTGGTGCGCTTGTTGTGCCCCCACTGCAAACAGCCCTATCAGCCCGGACCGGAAGAAAAACAGTTGCTGGGCTTGCTGCCCGACGACGATACACAGGTCTATGCTGCAGACGGTTGTCCGCAGTGCAGCTACAAGGGCTACAAGGGGCGCATGGCCCTGATCGAATTGCTGCATATGGACAGCGATCTGGACGAGCTGATCGCGCATCGCGCAACCGCCAGGGAATTGCGCAATGTGGCGCTGGAAAAGGGCTTCCAAACCCTCGCTGACGACGGAATCAGGCGTATTCTCGAGGGCAAGACCAGTTTGCTGGAAGTGTCCCGCGTGGTGGACCTGACCGGGCGGCTGCATTGA
- a CDS encoding type II secretion system F family protein has product MQTFQYNSVDKNGVSVRGKLAAVNEVDLELRLQRMGLDLITARKVNEPMQLGRRGSITRQDLITFCFHMEQLSRAGIPLLEGLADLRDSIEQPRFREILSAVLEEVEGGKTLSQAMHSHPAAFDNVFVSLIKAGEQSGTMTEVFENLATTLKWQDELVAQTKRLLMYPALVFVVVGGVIVFLMMYLVPQLVSFLKNMGQELPFQTKALIFVSGVFVNYWYLVFGLPILAAVTAAVVIRRSPRARYRWDYLKLHIPFVGPILQKIILARFANFFALMYQSGITILDALKTSEEIVVNRVISDGLARAGQQISAGDSVAESFENLGMFPPLVVRMLRVGEATGALDTALLNVTYFYNREVKESVEKLLKMLEPALTVILGLVLAVIMFSVLTPIYDILGKMKY; this is encoded by the coding sequence ATGCAGACCTTTCAATACAACTCCGTCGACAAGAATGGCGTATCCGTTCGCGGCAAGCTCGCCGCCGTCAACGAAGTCGACCTGGAGTTGCGCCTGCAGCGCATGGGGCTGGACCTCATTACCGCGCGCAAGGTGAACGAGCCGATGCAGCTCGGCCGCCGCGGCAGCATTACGCGACAGGACCTCATCACCTTCTGCTTCCACATGGAACAGCTCTCCCGTGCCGGCATCCCCTTGCTCGAGGGGCTGGCCGATCTGCGTGACAGCATCGAACAGCCGCGTTTCCGTGAAATTCTCTCCGCCGTCCTGGAAGAGGTGGAAGGCGGCAAAACCCTGTCGCAAGCCATGCATAGCCATCCCGCGGCGTTCGACAATGTGTTCGTGAGCCTGATCAAGGCAGGCGAGCAAAGCGGAACGATGACGGAGGTGTTCGAGAATCTCGCCACCACCCTCAAATGGCAGGACGAACTGGTGGCCCAGACCAAGCGCCTGCTGATGTACCCCGCCCTGGTGTTCGTGGTGGTGGGCGGCGTGATCGTGTTCCTCATGATGTACCTGGTGCCCCAGCTGGTGTCCTTCCTCAAGAACATGGGCCAGGAACTGCCGTTCCAGACCAAGGCGCTGATATTCGTCTCCGGGGTGTTCGTCAATTATTGGTACCTGGTATTCGGCTTGCCGATCCTGGCAGCGGTGACGGCTGCCGTGGTGATACGCCGCAGTCCGCGGGCGCGCTACCGCTGGGATTATTTAAAGTTGCACATCCCGTTCGTCGGGCCGATTCTGCAAAAAATCATTCTCGCCCGTTTCGCCAACTTTTTTGCCTTGATGTACCAGTCCGGCATCACCATTCTCGATGCGCTGAAAACCAGCGAGGAAATCGTGGTCAACCGCGTCATCTCCGATGGCCTGGCGCGCGCCGGACAGCAGATCAGCGCGGGCGACAGCGTGGCGGAAAGCTTCGAAAATCTCGGCATGTTCCCGCCGCTGGTGGTGCGCATGCTGCGCGTGGGGGAAGCCACCGGTGCGCTCGACACCGCTTTGCTCAACGTGACCTACTTCTATAACCGCGAAGTGAAGGAGTCGGTGGAAAAGCTCCTCAAGATGCTGGAGCCCGCACTGACCGTGATTCTCGGGCTGGTTCTCGCGGTTATCATGTTCTCGGTGCTGACCCCGATTTACGATATTTTGGGTAAGATGAAATACTGA
- a CDS encoding prepilin-type N-terminal cleavage/methylation domain-containing protein: MYKNEGFSLIELAIVLVVVALLLGGLLVPLTMQIEQQKTKETQKILEDAKEAIIGFAIANGRLPCPASNSSNGQESFDTAAGGNAANGKCSNFYNGFLPAVTLGVNPVDANGYAVDAWALTQNRIRYAITTANSNAFTSTGGMAATTMSVLAPDLRVCATATGIIATNCGTAMSLSNNAVAVVYSLGKNAAMGGGGLDEAANLNSDAVFVSHIPSASTAANGDFDDLVTWLSPNILFNRMVAAGRLP, translated from the coding sequence ATGTATAAAAACGAGGGTTTTTCGCTGATCGAGCTGGCGATCGTGCTGGTGGTGGTGGCCCTGCTCCTGGGTGGACTGTTGGTGCCGCTGACGATGCAGATCGAACAGCAGAAGACTAAGGAAACGCAGAAAATTCTTGAAGATGCGAAGGAGGCGATAATTGGGTTTGCGATAGCAAATGGGCGGTTGCCATGTCCCGCATCAAACTCAAGCAATGGCCAAGAGAGTTTTGATACAGCGGCAGGAGGAAATGCAGCCAATGGAAAATGTTCGAATTTCTACAATGGGTTTCTGCCAGCAGTAACTTTGGGGGTTAATCCGGTTGATGCCAATGGGTATGCGGTCGATGCATGGGCTCTTACGCAAAACAGGATTCGCTATGCCATCACTACAGCTAATAGCAATGCCTTTACTTCAACGGGAGGGATGGCGGCCACTACTATGAGCGTATTGGCCCCCGACTTGCGAGTCTGTGCTACGGCCACAGGCATTATTGCCACAAACTGTGGGACGGCTATGAGTCTTTCCAATAATGCCGTTGCCGTTGTTTATTCGCTAGGGAAAAATGCAGCGATGGGAGGGGGCGGGTTGGACGAAGCAGCCAACCTCAATAGTGATGCGGTTTTTGTCAGTCATATTCCCTCGGCCAGTACCGCGGCTAATGGCGACTTCGACGACCTCGTAACCTGGCTCTCCCCCAACATCCTGTTCAACCGCATGGTGGCGGCAGGCAGATTGCCGTAA